One part of the Mesorhizobium sp. M4B.F.Ca.ET.058.02.1.1 genome encodes these proteins:
- a CDS encoding transporter substrate-binding domain-containing protein, whose protein sequence is MLVAAQSFAGMTFAAEPQVPVLWDAKERLPKPDLSALPRLRFLTTTDFPPFNFLDGGGRLSGFHVDLARAICAELGIAEKCQIQALPWGELDEALQKGEGEAIIAGIAATAETRSKYAFSRSYLQFPARFIMPKAKAFTEPILDKLRSKRVGVVAGSAHEKMLRDYFGTVQVVPFDTPETLYGDLKAGKIDAAFGDGMRFAFWLGGTDAAGCCRFAGGPYLAPEYLGSGMAIATRAGDPALAAAMDYALQEISVKGTFAEFYLRYFPVSFF, encoded by the coding sequence ATGCTGGTGGCGGCGCAGTCTTTTGCCGGCATGACATTTGCCGCCGAGCCGCAGGTGCCGGTGCTCTGGGACGCCAAGGAGCGGCTGCCGAAGCCGGACCTCTCGGCGCTGCCGCGCCTCAGATTCCTCACCACCACCGATTTCCCGCCGTTCAACTTCCTGGATGGCGGCGGCAGGCTGTCCGGTTTCCATGTCGACCTGGCACGGGCGATCTGCGCCGAGCTCGGCATCGCCGAGAAGTGCCAGATCCAGGCGCTGCCCTGGGGCGAGCTCGACGAGGCGCTGCAGAAGGGCGAAGGCGAGGCGATCATCGCCGGCATCGCCGCGACAGCTGAAACGCGGTCCAAATACGCCTTCTCGCGATCGTACCTGCAGTTTCCGGCGCGCTTCATCATGCCGAAGGCGAAGGCCTTTACCGAACCGATCCTCGACAAGCTACGCAGCAAGCGCGTCGGCGTCGTTGCCGGCTCGGCGCATGAAAAGATGCTGCGCGACTATTTCGGCACCGTCCAGGTCGTCCCCTTCGACACGCCGGAAACGCTCTACGGGGACCTCAAGGCCGGCAAGATCGATGCCGCCTTCGGCGACGGCATGCGCTTTGCCTTTTGGCTAGGCGGCACCGACGCGGCCGGCTGCTGCCGCTTCGCCGGCGGGCCGTACCTGGCGCCCGAATATCTGGGCTCGGGCATGGCGATCGCCACGAGGGCCGGCGATCCGGCGCTGGCGGCGGCCATGGACTATGCACTGCAGGAGATTTCGGTGAAGGGCACCTTCGCCGAATTCTATCTGCGCTATTTTCCGGTCAGCTTCTTCTGA
- a CDS encoding tellurite resistance TerB family protein, which yields MPLTPHEALIYLMVITSASDRDMTDVELARIGDVVRSWPVFVDFNQDRLVAVAQACQKALHDEDGLEGVLELVAGALPERLRDTAYAAAFEVAAVDLEMRMEEVRVLQLIRLKLDLDTLTVAAIARAAKARLRTLT from the coding sequence ATGCCTTTGACGCCACACGAAGCCCTGATCTACCTCATGGTCATCACTTCGGCTTCCGACCGCGACATGACCGATGTCGAGCTTGCACGCATCGGCGACGTCGTCCGTTCATGGCCGGTGTTTGTGGATTTCAACCAGGACAGGCTGGTGGCGGTTGCCCAGGCCTGCCAGAAGGCTTTGCACGACGAGGACGGGCTGGAAGGCGTGCTCGAACTCGTTGCAGGGGCGCTGCCGGAGCGGCTGCGCGACACCGCCTATGCCGCCGCTTTCGAGGTCGCCGCCGTTGATCTCGAAATGCGCATGGAGGAGGTGCGAGTGCTGCAGCTCATCCGCCTCAAGCTCGATCTCGACACGCTGACTGTCGCGGCCATCGCCCGCGCGGCCAAGGCGCGCCTGCGCACACTCACCTAG